CCGTGGACAGCAGGCTGTGCAGGTAGCGCGGGCTCGACAGCACGGTCCAGTAGACTCCCGCGCCGCTTTCCCCCGCCACGCTGACCGCCAGCAATTTGGCCATCGGCAAGCAGAAGAACGCCAGGAATACGATCAGCGCCGGCAGCGCGAAGACGATCAGCGTGCGGGCGGTTGGCGCAGTGGTGCGACGGCGCATGGGTTTCTCCATCTTGAGGGGGACTGGCCGGGGCCGCAGCGCGCCCCGGCGCGGCGTCAGCGCACTTCCTTCAGGTACTGGTCGCTGAAGGCCTTTTGCACTTCGGCCATCTTGCCGTAGTCGATGGTCTTCGCGCGCGCATAGTCCGAGGCCGGCAGGAAGCGGGATTCCACTTCCCTTGACACGGCCTTGGCCCGTACCGGGCGCAGATAGGCATTGGCCCACAGCGCCTGGCCGGCATCGGACAGCACGAAGTCCAGCACCTTGCGGGCTTCCGCAGGGTGCGGCGCCTTGTTGACCATGCTCATGACGTAGGGCACCACCAGCGAGCCCTCCCGGGGAATGACGAAGGCAACGTTGGCGCGATCCTTGTAGCGCGCGCGATAGGCGTTGAAGTCGTAGTCCAGCAGGATCGGGATTTCACCGGACAGCACGCGCGCGTACGCGGTCTGCTTCGGCACGATGGGCTGGTTCTTCTGCAGGTCCTTGAAGAACTTGAGGGCCGGGCCGAAGTTATCCAGCGAGCCGCCCAGCGCCTGGTTGATCGCCACCGCGCCCACATAGCCGACAAAGGCGCTGGCCGGGTCGAGATAGCCGACCATGCCCTTGTATTCGGGCTTCTGCAGGTCGGCCCATGACTGCGGCACCGGTTTGCCGCGCAACGCGTCGACATTGACCATCAGGCCCAGCGTGCCCGAATGGATGGCAAACCAGTGGCCCTGCGGGTCCTTCAGGCCGTCGGGGATGTCATTCCAGTTGGCAGGCTTATAGGGTGCCGTCACGCCTTCCTTCTGGGCCTGGATGCCGAACGTCACGCCGTAATACACCACGTCGGCCACCGGATTGGCCCTTTCCGCCACGATCTGGGCCAGCGACTGGCCCGAGTTCTTGTTGTCGTGCGGCACCGTGACGCCGGTCTTTTCCTTGATCGCGCGGATCTGCGCTGCCCAGTCCGCCCATTCCGGCGGGCAGTTGTAGCAGATTGCCGTTTGCGCGGCCGCGGCGTGGCTGAATACGACCGCGCCAACCGTGGGCAGCAGCCAGCGCAAGCGGCGCAGCCAGGACGAAGTCGATTGCATGATGCACTCCTTTTCTAGATATGACGGTGTGGGAAAACGGCGTAGGACGAGGCGATATCGGCGCTGCTTCGGTTGCTGTGCCGCTAAGCCGGCGGCCCCACGGTAGCGCCTTCGCGCAGCGCGTGCGGCAGCAGCGTCGCGCGGGGCAAGCGGGGGGCAGGCGCGGCCCCGGCGCTGGCGGGCGCGAGCCGTGCCAGCAGGCAGCCCAGCGCACGGGCACCGATCTCGTTGTTGGGCTGCGCCACGGTGGACAGCGGCGGTTCCAGCAACTGGCCGAGTTCGATGCCGTCGTAGCCGAGCACGGATACATCGCCGGGCACGGACAGCCCCAGGCGCTTCAGGATCGAAATCACGCCGATCGCCAGCATGTCGTTGGTGCAAAACAGCGCGGTGGGCGCGGATGGCGCTGTGACGAATTGCCGGATGCGCTCGACCTCCGCCGGCGTGTGCGTCGGCGTATGCGCTGGCAGGGACAGCGGCGGCAAGGGCTGCAGGCCATGCGCGCGCATCGCGTCCTGGTAACCCATGT
The window above is part of the Cupriavidus taiwanensis LMG 19424 genome. Proteins encoded here:
- a CDS encoding ABC transporter substrate-binding protein, which translates into the protein MQSTSSWLRRLRWLLPTVGAVVFSHAAAAQTAICYNCPPEWADWAAQIRAIKEKTGVTVPHDNKNSGQSLAQIVAERANPVADVVYYGVTFGIQAQKEGVTAPYKPANWNDIPDGLKDPQGHWFAIHSGTLGLMVNVDALRGKPVPQSWADLQKPEYKGMVGYLDPASAFVGYVGAVAINQALGGSLDNFGPALKFFKDLQKNQPIVPKQTAYARVLSGEIPILLDYDFNAYRARYKDRANVAFVIPREGSLVVPYVMSMVNKAPHPAEARKVLDFVLSDAGQALWANAYLRPVRAKAVSREVESRFLPASDYARAKTIDYGKMAEVQKAFSDQYLKEVR